A single Rhopalosiphum padi isolate XX-2018 chromosome 4, ASM2088224v1, whole genome shotgun sequence DNA region contains:
- the LOC132929645 gene encoding farnesol dehydrogenase-like — protein MERWRGKVAIVTGASAGIGAAIAVKLAKSGVHVVALARRENLLKELAETVNDKDYGTIYTKVCDVTNEQAVKDIFSWVDSTLGGPSILINNAGVAKVSSLLNGKLEDWQDTINLNVLALSVCSREAYKSMTKNKIDGHIIQINSIAGHCLTPYFGFKMYNASKHAVTVLCDGLRHELQLMGSKIKVSSISPGPVATEMLADVGKIIRDTSSTVDFKMLNKEDIANAVITSLSTPPNVLIAEMTVIPTGALVHTHFQPSSQVVENIFNL, from the exons ATGGAACGGTGGAGAGGCAAGGTGGCGATAGTTACTGGCGCTAGTGCTGGCATCGGGGCGGCGATCGCGGTTAAATTGGCAAAGAGCGGCGTGCACGTCGTGGCGCTTGCCAGGAGGGAAAACTTACTCAAG GAATTAGCCGAAACGGTAAATGATAAAGACTACGGAACTATTTATACAAAAGTATGCGATGTCACTAACGAGCAAGCAGTAAAAGACATTTTTTCGTGGGTAGATTCGACCCTAGGAGGTCcgagtattttaattaacaatgcGGGAGTGGCGAAAGTATCGAGCCTTTTAA ATGGGAAACTGGAGGATTGGCAGGACACAATTAATCTCAATGTTCTTGCATTGAGCGTATGTTCGAGAGAAGCTTACAAATCGatgacgaaaaataaaattgatggcCACATCAtccaaataaatag tatCGCTGGTCATTGTTTAACTCCGTATTTTGGATTCAAGATGTATAACGCTTCAAAGCATGCAGTCACTGTACTTTGCGATGGACTTCGACACGAATTACAATTAATGGGAtccaaaataaaagtttcg AGTATTAGTCCGGGACCAGTAGCTACAGAAATGTTAGCAGATGTCGGCAAAATCATCAGAGACACATCATCTACGGTGGATTTCAAAATGCTCAATAAAGAAGACATCGCAAATGCTGTAATCACATCTTTATCAACGCCACCAAATGTTCTT ATTGCTGAAATGACTGTCATCCCTACTGGAGCACTAGTACACACTCATTTTCAACCAAGCTCTCAAgttgtagaaaatatatttaacttataa
- the LOC132929646 gene encoding farnesol dehydrogenase-like isoform X2: MERWSGKVAIVTGASAGIGAAIVVKLAKSGVHVVALARRENELKELAESLNDKDYGTIYTKVCDVTNEQDVKNVFSWVDSTLGGPSILINNAGVSKVSSLLNGKLEDWQEIFNVNVMALSVCSREAYKSMTKNKIDGHIIQINSISGHSLTPNFAHKMYNASKQAVTALCDGLRHELQLTGSKIKVSSVSPGPTATDMLTNLIKYHKELKTTVNYKILDAEDVANAVISSLATPPNVLTMPNKMYRVQTSTYSS, encoded by the exons ATGGAACGGTGGAGTGGCAAGGTGGCAATAGTTACTGGCGCCAGTGCTGGTATTGGTGCGGCGATTGTAGTGAAGCTGGCGAAGAGTGGCGTGCACGTCGTGGCGCTCGCCAGAAGAGAAAACGAACTAAAG GAATTAGCCGAATCGTTAAATGATAAAGACTACGGAACTATTTATACAAAAGTATGCGATGTCACTAACGAGCAAGATGTGAAAAACGTTTTTTCGTGGGTAGATTCAACATTAGGAGGTCCcagtattttaattaacaatgcGGGAGTGTCGAAAGTATCAAGCCTTTTAA ACGGAAAACTGGAGGATTGGCAAGAGATATTTAATGTCAATGTTATGGCGTTGAGTGTATGTTCGAGAGAAGCTTACAAATCGAtgacgaaaaataaaatcgacGGTCACATCAttcaaataaatag TATCTCCGGTCACAGTTTAACTCCGAACTTTGCGCACAAAATGTATAACGCTTCAAAGCAAGCAGTCACAGCACTGTGTGACGGACTACGACACGAATTACAATTAACTGGATCAAAAATCAAAGTTTCG AGCGTTAGCCCAGGACCAACAGCTACAGATATGTTAACAAATCTCATCAAATATCACAAAGAATTAAAAACTACGGTGAATTACAAAATACTTGATGCAGAAGACGTCGCGAATGCCGTAATTAGTTCTTTGGCAACGCCGCCAAATGTTCtt ACTATGCCCAATAAGATGTACAGAGTACAAACCTCAACTTACTCATCATGA
- the LOC132929646 gene encoding farnesol dehydrogenase-like isoform X1, translating into MERWSGKVAIVTGASAGIGAAIVVKLAKSGVHVVALARRENELKELAESLNDKDYGTIYTKVCDVTNEQDVKNVFSWVDSTLGGPSILINNAGVSKVSSLLNGKLEDWQEIFNVNVMALSVCSREAYKSMTKNKIDGHIIQINSISGHSLTPNFAHKMYNASKQAVTALCDGLRHELQLTGSKIKVSSVSPGPTATDMLTNLIKYHKELKTTVNYKILDAEDVANAVISSLATPPNVLIAEMIIIPTGVTIQMHFQPSSQVVENLLNL; encoded by the exons ATGGAACGGTGGAGTGGCAAGGTGGCAATAGTTACTGGCGCCAGTGCTGGTATTGGTGCGGCGATTGTAGTGAAGCTGGCGAAGAGTGGCGTGCACGTCGTGGCGCTCGCCAGAAGAGAAAACGAACTAAAG GAATTAGCCGAATCGTTAAATGATAAAGACTACGGAACTATTTATACAAAAGTATGCGATGTCACTAACGAGCAAGATGTGAAAAACGTTTTTTCGTGGGTAGATTCAACATTAGGAGGTCCcagtattttaattaacaatgcGGGAGTGTCGAAAGTATCAAGCCTTTTAA ACGGAAAACTGGAGGATTGGCAAGAGATATTTAATGTCAATGTTATGGCGTTGAGTGTATGTTCGAGAGAAGCTTACAAATCGAtgacgaaaaataaaatcgacGGTCACATCAttcaaataaatag TATCTCCGGTCACAGTTTAACTCCGAACTTTGCGCACAAAATGTATAACGCTTCAAAGCAAGCAGTCACAGCACTGTGTGACGGACTACGACACGAATTACAATTAACTGGATCAAAAATCAAAGTTTCG AGCGTTAGCCCAGGACCAACAGCTACAGATATGTTAACAAATCTCATCAAATATCACAAAGAATTAAAAACTACGGTGAATTACAAAATACTTGATGCAGAAGACGTCGCGAATGCCGTAATTAGTTCTTTGGCAACGCCGCCAAATGTTCtt ATAGCTGAAATGATTATCATACCAACTGGAGTTACAATACAGATGCATTTCCAACCGAGTTCTCAAGTAGTggaaaatttattaaacttatga
- the LOC132930812 gene encoding alpha-1,3-mannosyl-glycoprotein 4-beta-N-acetylglucosaminyltransferase B isoform X2, producing the protein MAEMEMRVDHLTRLYELKDKDVQELIKHFSSVLKTIVKSLNVSVSEDIESLMIAYNKSVEMVRSPMAHFDVYTFLPHLRSHENYLRPLILHSGGRNAVSMVFGVPTVRRQQQTYLIQTLINIVSNMNQTEQKDSLIVVMIGEIDQQYTQQVTAEIKNRLPEAVNSGLVDIIAPSPEYYPDFSKLRITLGDSEDRVRWRSKQNLDYVFLMMYCQPKGSFYVQLEDDVVAKPQFHTIMKKTALQRIADGQEWFILDFCRLGFIGKMMRCSDLPWLIQFIVMFYNDKPGDWLLDGMMETKACNLEKDLRDCRKRKDEIWVTFRPSLFQHIGTRSSLNGKIQLLKDSLFKKSVNVKRINKIRGK; encoded by the exons ATGGCGGAAATGGAAATGCGTGTAGATCACTTGACCAGATTGTACGAACTGAAAGACAAAGACGTTCAAGAACTAATCAAGCATTTCAGCTCGGTACTCAAAACGATCGTCAAGTCATTGAACGTTTCCGTTTCCGAAGATATAGAATCCTTAATGATTGCTTACAACAAGTCCGTGGAAATGGTCAGGTCGCCGATGGCACATTTCGACGTGTACACATTCTTACCCCATCTGCGGTCCCACGAGAATTATTTGAGGCCGTTGATATTACATTCCGGAGGCAGAAATGCAG tgtctaTGGTGTTTGGAGTTCCTACTGTTCGTCGCCAACAACAGACTTACTTGATACAGACGTTGATTAACATCGTAAGCAACATGAATCAAACTGAACAGAAGGATTCGTTAATAGTAGTGATGATTGGCGAA ATCGATCAGCAATACACGCAACAAGTAACTGCGGAAATCAAAAATCG GTTACCGGAAGCAGTGAACTCGGGTCTCGTGGACATAATCGCTCCGTCCCCGGAATACTATCCAGATTTCAGCAAACTTCGCATTACGCTCGGTGACTCCGAAGACCGGGTCCGATGGAGGAGCAAACAAAATTTAGATTATGTTTTCTTAATGATGTACTGCCAACCGAAAGGATCATTTTATGTCCAACTCGAAGACGACGTAGTCGCAAAGCCGCAGTTCCAcactattatgaaaaaaacggcTTTGCAGAGGATAGCCGACGGACAAGAGTGGTTCATATTAGATTTCTGTCGACTTGGTTTTATCG GCAAAATGATGAGATGTTCTGATTTGCCATGGCTGATTCAATTCATCGTGATGTTTTATAACGATAAACCAGGAGATTGGCTTCTAGACGGAATGATGGAGACAAAAGCTTGCAATCTTGAAAAAGATCTC AGAGATTGTCGAAAACGAAAAGACGAAATATGGGTAACATTTAGACCGTCTCTTTTTCAACATATCGGAACCCGGTCATCGTTGAATGGAAAAATTCAACTGTTGaag GATAGCCTTTTCAAGAAAAGCGTCAACGTAAAACGCATAAATAAAATCAGAGGAAAATGA
- the LOC132930812 gene encoding alpha-1,3-mannosyl-glycoprotein 4-beta-N-acetylglucosaminyltransferase B isoform X1: MGWTLQQPRSRHLLLLFITFASCITVVFISKSDTRDLYDHSSVTYKMAEMEMRVDHLTRLYELKDKDVQELIKHFSSVLKTIVKSLNVSVSEDIESLMIAYNKSVEMVRSPMAHFDVYTFLPHLRSHENYLRPLILHSGGRNAVSMVFGVPTVRRQQQTYLIQTLINIVSNMNQTEQKDSLIVVMIGEIDQQYTQQVTAEIKNRLPEAVNSGLVDIIAPSPEYYPDFSKLRITLGDSEDRVRWRSKQNLDYVFLMMYCQPKGSFYVQLEDDVVAKPQFHTIMKKTALQRIADGQEWFILDFCRLGFIGKMMRCSDLPWLIQFIVMFYNDKPGDWLLDGMMETKACNLEKDLRDCRKRKDEIWVTFRPSLFQHIGTRSSLNGKIQLLKDSLFKKSVNVKRINKIRGK; this comes from the exons aTACCAGAGATTTATACGACCACAGTTCGGTGACGTATAAGATGGCGGAAATGGAAATGCGTGTAGATCACTTGACCAGATTGTACGAACTGAAAGACAAAGACGTTCAAGAACTAATCAAGCATTTCAGCTCGGTACTCAAAACGATCGTCAAGTCATTGAACGTTTCCGTTTCCGAAGATATAGAATCCTTAATGATTGCTTACAACAAGTCCGTGGAAATGGTCAGGTCGCCGATGGCACATTTCGACGTGTACACATTCTTACCCCATCTGCGGTCCCACGAGAATTATTTGAGGCCGTTGATATTACATTCCGGAGGCAGAAATGCAG tgtctaTGGTGTTTGGAGTTCCTACTGTTCGTCGCCAACAACAGACTTACTTGATACAGACGTTGATTAACATCGTAAGCAACATGAATCAAACTGAACAGAAGGATTCGTTAATAGTAGTGATGATTGGCGAA ATCGATCAGCAATACACGCAACAAGTAACTGCGGAAATCAAAAATCG GTTACCGGAAGCAGTGAACTCGGGTCTCGTGGACATAATCGCTCCGTCCCCGGAATACTATCCAGATTTCAGCAAACTTCGCATTACGCTCGGTGACTCCGAAGACCGGGTCCGATGGAGGAGCAAACAAAATTTAGATTATGTTTTCTTAATGATGTACTGCCAACCGAAAGGATCATTTTATGTCCAACTCGAAGACGACGTAGTCGCAAAGCCGCAGTTCCAcactattatgaaaaaaacggcTTTGCAGAGGATAGCCGACGGACAAGAGTGGTTCATATTAGATTTCTGTCGACTTGGTTTTATCG GCAAAATGATGAGATGTTCTGATTTGCCATGGCTGATTCAATTCATCGTGATGTTTTATAACGATAAACCAGGAGATTGGCTTCTAGACGGAATGATGGAGACAAAAGCTTGCAATCTTGAAAAAGATCTC AGAGATTGTCGAAAACGAAAAGACGAAATATGGGTAACATTTAGACCGTCTCTTTTTCAACATATCGGAACCCGGTCATCGTTGAATGGAAAAATTCAACTGTTGaag GATAGCCTTTTCAAGAAAAGCGTCAACGTAAAACGCATAAATAAAATCAGAGGAAAATGA